One genomic segment of Scylla paramamosain isolate STU-SP2022 chromosome 9, ASM3559412v1, whole genome shotgun sequence includes these proteins:
- the LOC135103610 gene encoding uncharacterized protein LOC135103610 isoform X2, translating to MKKDPELDKAECLMQLTLSERCKKIINGNILVAEILNLYPWIQTFDGIIKEFLRLEPQADEPDPRVAVLKGLEKYRLPIIAILKKKKSSSSVYGNLT from the exons atgaagaaagatcctgagttagataag gctgaatgcctcatgcagttgacactctctgagagatgcaaaaaaataatcaatgggaacattcttgtagcagaaatcctgaacttgtacccgtggattcagacttttgatggc ataatcaaggagttcctgagattagaaccacaagcagatgaaccagacccaagagtagcagttttgaaagggctggagaaatataggctcccaataattgccattctcaaaaaaaagaaaagcagttcctctgtatatggaaaccttacttga
- the LOC135103610 gene encoding uncharacterized protein LOC135103610 isoform X1 translates to MKKDPELDKAECLMQLTLSERCKKIINGNILVAEILNLYPWIQTFDGIIKEFLRLEPQADEPDPRVAVLKGLEKYRLPIIAILKKRKAVPLYMETLLELYDHDESQCE, encoded by the exons atgaagaaagatcctgagttagataag gctgaatgcctcatgcagttgacactctctgagagatgcaaaaaaataatcaatgggaacattcttgtagcagaaatcctgaacttgtacccgtggattcagacttttgatggc ataatcaaggagttcctgagattagaaccacaagcagatgaaccagacccaagagtagcagttttgaaagggctggagaaatataggctcccaataattgccattctcaaaaaaagaaaagcagttcctctgtatatggaaaccttacttgaactctatgaccacgatgaaagtcaatgcgagtaa